The sequence GCGCAGCATCTCGAAGCTGGCGGAGCCGGAGCCGATGATCACGGCGGCGCGCAGCACGGCCGTGGGGACGCCCGAGGCGAGCAGGACCCGGCCGACCTCGGCGCGGGAGCGCAGATGCGGCGACAGCTCGTCTTCGGGCACGGACGCGGGGGTCAGCCCGCCGAGGTAGACGAGCCGGCCGACGCCGGCCCGTCGGGCCTCGCTGCCGAAGATCCGGGCCGCCGCGCGATCGGTGTCCTCGAAACCGCGGCCGGTGCCGAGGGCGTGCACGAGGTAGTAGGCCACGTCCACGCCGTCCATCGCCCGTGCCACCGACGCGGCGTCGGTCACGTCGCCCTGGAGGATCTCCACCTGCCCGGCCCAGGGGTGGTCGCGCAGCTTGGCCGGGGTGCGGACCAGGCAGCGCACCCGGTGTCCCGCGCCGAGCAGCTCCGGCACCAGCCGGCCGCCGATGTAGCCGGTGGCACCGGTCACCAGGCAGCCGAGACCGCCGCCCGCCGCTGTGGTGTCGTCGCTCATGGTCGCTCCCGCCGTCGCCGGTCCCTCGTCTCCACCGTGCGGGCCGCGCGCCCGGCCGCGCCCGGACGCGGGCCGATCGGGTGACGGGCGGGGTCGTACGGGGGTGCGCGTCGCGGTCCGTTCCGCGCGCCGGGGGCCGCGGGCCGGGGAAATTCAGCGGCGGTTTCCGAAAGCAGGTGGTAGACAGCCCGGGTGCGAAACACACCTGAGTTTTCCGGTCTGCTGCGGCTGATCGACGAACGGGCCGTCGCGTTCCGGGCCGCTGTCTCCTCCGCGTCCAGCCTCGACGTGCGGGTGCCGCCCTGCCCCGACTGGACGCTGTTCGACCTGGCACGGCACCTGGGCGGGGGGCACCGGTTCTGGGCCGCCGTCGTCGGCGCGGGGCCTGCCGGGGCTCCGCCGGTCGAGCGGGCGGCCGTCTCGGACGCGCCCCGGGACCGCGACGCCCTGCTGGCCTGGTCGGCCGAGTCGACGCGGCGGCTGCTCGGCGCGCTGCGCGAGGCGGGCCCGGACGCCGGCTGCTGGACCTGGTGGGGGGCGTCGGCGTCGCCGCGGACCTCCGGGGCCGTCGCCCGGCACCAGGTGCAGGAGATCTCGGTGCACACCTACGACGCCCAGCTCGCCGTGGGCGATCCGCGGCCGCTGCCGGACGAGGCGGCGCTCGACGGCGTCGACGAGTTCCTGTCCACCTGCTGCACGACGACGAGCGCCTGGCCGCACGAGCCCGCCGTCGTCGACTACCACGCCACCGAGGGCCTCTCCTGGCGGTTGACGCTGTCCGCCGACGGCGCGCGGGCCACCCGTCTGCCCGCATCCGGCGCCGCGCCCGCCGCCGATGCCGCCGCCCGGGGCGCGGCCGGTGAGCTGGTCCTCGCCCTGCACGGCCGTGTCCCGGTGGACTCCCTGGAGCTCGACGGCGACCGCCGGCTGTTCGACCTGCTCTACGCCTGGGAACCGGAGGATTAGGAGGCGGCTGTGGAAGCCGGGGTCGCCGCCTGGGCCAGGAGTCCTGCCGTGGGCGGAGAGGACCGTACGGTCATTGCCCCAGGGGTCGCGGGCGTGGCCGAGGCAGTCCACCTCCAGGGTCACCGGGCGGGTGACGTCCTTGATGGTCAGGTCGCCGGTGAGCGTGCCGCGCTCGCCGTCCCACGTCACCGCGGTGGAGACGGAGGCGGCCTTCGGGTGCTTCTTCGCGCCGAAGGAGTCCGCCGAGCGCAGGTGGTCGTCGCGCGCCTGGTCACCGCTGTCCGCGCCGGCCATGTCATGACGGCACTGACCTTGCCGTCCCCGGGCCGCTCGCCGATCTCCAGGACGGCGTCCACGCCGGTGAACCGGCCGCGGACCTTGGTCAGCATGAAGTGCCGTGCCGGGGAGCCGACTCGGCGTGTCCGGGGTCGATCTTCCAGATGCCGGCGGCGGGCAGTTCCACGCCGTCGACCGCGCGGGGCGCGGAAGTGGTCGTGCCGGAGCCGGCGCACCGGCTGTCGGCGCAGTACACGGCGACCTCCGCCTCCTTGCCGGGGAGCAGACCGGGCGCCGCTCGTCGACCTGGTCGTGCGGCAGGTTGAGCGCGCCGGGCAGGTGCTTCTCGGCGTAGAACCGGGCGGGCGCGCGTGGCCCACACGCCCGCCGACATCAGCCACCCGTCCGCGGATCGGGCCGGATGACCGCCGACGCGGCGGTGCTCAGCGCGGCAGCACCCAGCCCGGCGTCCAGGTACCGGCGGCGTCGTGGCCGGCCCCGGTGGCGGCGAGGTGGGCGCGCAGAGCGGTCAGCGCCGGGTGGGGGTTGTCGCGGTGCCAGAGGAGGGAGTGCGGGTAGACGGGGGTCGGGTCGGTCACCGGGATGCGGCGCAGGCCGTGCCCGGCGGGCCAGACGAGGCGGGTGTGTCCGCCCATGAAGGTGGCCAGGGCCGGGGTGTCGGCGACGGTGTCCAGGAGCGCGTCGGAGCCGAAGTTGGGTCCGGTCGCCTCGATGGTGAGACCGAACTCCGCGACGAGGTCGTCGTAGTAGGCGGCCCACTCGGTGCCGGGGACGACGCCCGGCATCCAGATGCGGTGCCCGGCGAGCCGCGCGAGGGGCACGGAGCGGGCGCCGGCCAGGGCATGGGCGGGGCCGGTGAGGAGTTCGAGCGGTTCGTCGAGCACCCGCACGGACTCGATGTCCTCGGGAAGGGGCCGGCCGGGCGCGGCCACGGCGCGGAAGGACGCGTCGATCTCGCCGGACCGGAGGGCGGCGACGGCCGTCTCGATGTCGAGCAGCCACATCACGTCCAGCTCGATCTCGGGGTGCGCGCGGTGGAAGGCCCGCATCAGGCCCGACGCCGCGCCGCGCGAGGCGATCACGTCGACGCGCAGCGGACGGCGGCCGGTGCGCACGGAGGTGACCGCTCGCTCGGCGACGCGCAGCAGCTCGCGCGCGTGCGGGAGGAACGCCTGCCCGTCGATGGTGAGTTCGGCGCCGCGCGGAGTGCGGGTGAACAGCCGCACCCCGAGGCTCCGCTCCAGCGCGGCGACGCGCTTGGAGACGGCCTGCTGGGTGAGCGACAGCTCGGCGGCGGCCCCTTGGAACTGCCCCGCGTCGGCGACGGCCAGGAAGGTCCGGACGGTGTCGAGGTCCATGCGGACACCCTAAGACCACAACCACCGGTTGTGGTGTGCGGCTCGGCGGTTGTTTGATCCCGAGGCTTGGCGCTCGCTTTGATGCTCCCGGACGCGGTTCGGTTGTGCGGAGGCGAGGGGACTCGGGTATGAGGAGCGGGCAGCACCGGCTGGGAGGTCCGCGCGGACACCGGCTGGGGCGGCGGTTCGGGTGGCTCTGGGCGGCGTACGGGACCAGCGCGCTCGGCACCTGGCTCGCCTTCGGCGCGTTCCCGCTGATCGCCGTCCGGGTGCTGCACGCGGGACCGGCCGAGGTCGCCGCGCTCTCCTCCGTGGGGGCCGCGGTGGGCGCGGCCGTGGCGGTGCCGCTCGGTCCGTGGGTGGAGTTCCGCCGCAAGCGGCCGGTGCTGATCGCGATGGACCTGGTGCGGTGCGCGGCGCTGCTGACGGTCCCGGCCGCGTTCGCGCTCGGTGTCCTCACCTTCCCGCAGCTGCTGCTGGTCTCGGTCGTCGTGGCGGCGGCCGACATCACCTTCCGCACGGCCTCGGGCGCGTATCTGAAGACGCTGCTGCCGGCCGGAGACCTGCTCACCGCCCAGGCCCGGTTCGAGTCCACGGCATGGACGACCACGATCGTCGGGCCGCCGCTGGGCGGCGCGGCGATCGGGCTCCTCGGCCCGGTGGCGACGGTGGTGGCCGACGCCGTCAGCTATCTGCTCTCGGCCCTGGGCATCCGCGCGATGGGCGGCCCCGAGGCGCGGCCGGAGCACCGGCGGGCCGCGCGCATGCGGGCCGGGGACCTGCTCGACGGCTGGCGGTACGTCCTCGCGGACGCGGCGCTGCGTCCGCTGATCCTCAACGCCGCCCTGTTCAACGGTCTGGTGATGGCCGCCGAACCGCTGCTGGCCGTCCTGATGCTGGGCCGCCTCGGGTTCACGCCGTGGGAGTACGGCCTCGCCTTCGCCGCGCCGTCCCTCGGCGGACTGGCCGGCTCCCGGCTGGCCCGGCCGCTCGTCACCCGGTTCGGGCAGCACCGGGTCCTGGTCTGGTCCGGGGCCCTGCGCGCGCTCTGGCCCGTCGGCCTGGCGTTCCCGGGTCCGGGCGGCGGAGGGCTGCTGCTGGTGATGGGTGTCGAGCTGGGGCTCGTCTTCTGCTGCGGGGTGTTCAACCCCGTCTGCGCCGCCTACCGTCTCGAGCGCACCGCGCCCGACCGGGTCGCCCGCACGCTGTCCGCGTGGACGGTGACGACCAAGGCCTCGACCGCGCTCCTGACGGCCGTGGGGGGTGTCCTCGGCGGCCTGCTCGGTCCGCGCACGGCCCTCGGACTGGCCGGCGTGCTCGTGCTGGCGACCCCGCTGCTCCTGCCCCGCCGCGCGGCAGCGTCCCGCCCCGCGCCGGAACCGGTACCGAACCGCGCCTGACGGGCCGGCCCGCCGGGCGGTACGAGAAGAGATCGCCGAAGCAGCCACCGGCGCGCTGTTCGCGGCGCGGCGCTTCGAGACGACATCCGTGGACGGCATCGCTGCGTCCGCCGGCCCCTCTCGGCGCAGTGTCTTCCGCTGCTTCGCCACCGAGGAGCAGATCGGCTTCGGCGAGTTCGGCCTCGTCCGCGACGCCCTGCCCGCCACCTCGCGCGCGCGTCCGGCCGACGACCCGGCGTGGACCTCGCCGCGCCGCGCGTTCGACGCGCTGGCGGCCCGTGCGACGACACGACGTGGACGGCAGTGTCGTGGCCGAGGAGTTCCGCACCCGTCACGGCTGTACGAGGGTGTCCTGACCCGACGGCGCCCGGCGGACGAGCGGTGCGCGCAAGGACGTCGTCCCCTGGCGCGCACCGTCGGCGCCGCCTACCAGGGCAGTTCGTCGCCGTCCTCCTGGAAGGTGCCGGTGGGGCCGTCCTTGCCCAGGGTCGCCATGCGGACGACGACTTCGGCACTCTCCTGGACCGGGCGCCCGCCCGGGAAGCCGGCCGTGAAATCGGTGGCGGTGAAGCCGGGTTCGACGGCGTTCACCTTGAACTCGGGCAGCGCCTTGGCGTATTGGACGGTGAGCATGGAGACGGCCGCCTTGCTCGCCCCGTACGCGATGAAGGCATAACGCGACTGGCGGCGCTCGGGGTTGGTGACGGCCCAGAACGAGCCGAGCGCGCTGGAGACGTTCACCACGACCGGGTTGTCCGACCGGCGCAGCAGCGGGAGCGCGGCCTGGGTGACGCGGACGACGCCGATCACGTTGGTCTCGAACACGGCCTGTGCTCCGGCGGCGGTGACGCCGTCCGCGCCGAGGGTGTGGTCGGCGATGCCGGCGTTGTTGACCAGGACGTCGAGCCGGCCCTCGTGCTCCTCGATCACGCGTACGGCGTCCTGGACCGACGTGTCGTCGGTGACGTCGAGCCGTACGAACCGGGCGCCGAGCCCGGCCGCCGCGGCCTGCCCGCGCTCCAGGTCGCGGGCGCCGATGTAGACGGTGTGCCCCTCCTTGATCAGCCGGCGGGCGGTCTCGTGTCCGATGCCCTTGTTCGCTCCGGTGACGAGTGTCACGGTCATGCCGGGTGTGTCCTCTCTTCGACGGACCAGTTCGTGGCCCGATCGTCCGGCCCGGCACGGCGTCGAGGCAGAGCCCCCGTGATCCTGGGGGTGACAGGACCAGGCAGGCGCCCGAGGATCCGCCTACGCTCCCCTCCATGACCCACGACACGAACATGCTCGGCGAGTATCTGCGCGCCCGCCGCGAACTCGTCACGCCGGCCAGTGTCGGTCTGCCCCGGCTCGGTGTCCGTCGCGTTCCCGGCCTGCGCCGCGAGGAGGTCGCGCTGCTCGCCGGGATCAGCACCGACTACTACCTGCGCCTGGAACAGGGCCGCGACCGCAACCCGTCCGTCCAGGTGCTCGAATCGCTCGCCCGGGTGCTCCAGCTCGACGACGCCGGTACCGCGTATCTGCTCGGCCTGGGCTCCGACCGGCCCCGCCGCAAACGCCGCCGGCCCCGCAAGGAGGCCGTGCCCGCCGGAATCCGGGGGCTCCTGGACTCCCTGGCACAGCCGGCCTTCCTCGAAGGCCGCTGCTTCGACGTGCTGGCGGCCAACCCGCTGGCGACGGCGCTCTCACCGCGTCTGGTCGCCGGCCGCAACCGGCTGCGCGACGTGTTCCTCGATCCGGCCGAGCGGTCCCTCTACCCGGCCTGGGAGGAGGCCACGGCCGGACTGGTCGCCGGGTTCCGCCAGTCGGTCGGCACGGACACCGACGATCCGCGGTTCATCGAGCTGGTGGGCGAACTGTCGCTCGCCAGCGACCGCTTCCGCCGGCTGTGGGCGCGCCATGACGTCCGCTCCCGCGAAGGCGCCTCCGTCACACTCGACCATCCTCAGGTCGGCGCGCTCACACTGAACCGGGAGAAACTCGTGGTCTCCGGATCGGCCGGTCTGGTCCTCGTCGTCTACCACGCCGACCGGGGCGGCGAGAACGCCGAGAAGCTCGGCCTGCTGTCCTCCTACCAGGCCGCCCCTGTGACCGAGGCCCCCGCGAACCGGACCGCCCGGCCGACCCGCGACGATCAGCGCAGGAGGCCGGCACCCCGGTGACTCCGCGAGAGAACTCCGAGGACCTGCGCGCTTCCCTTCCCGCGTCGTCAAAGGAATGACCGGCGGTCGGTCAGTGGTCGGGAACCGACGGGTGGTCAGATATATTGGGCGCTCTGACCGGGCTCCACGAGACCGCTCGAACGGAGGTGGGCATGCCGGCGACGACGCGGAGGAAGCGAGTCACCAAGAGCCCCGACGACCGCAGGGACGACATCCTGCGCGCAGGGCAACGCGTGTTCGGCACAACGGGATTCGAGCGCGCCACCATCTCCGAGCTGGCGGACGCGGCCGAGATCGGCAAGGGCACCTTCTACCTGTACTTCGCGTCCAAGGACCATCTCCTCGGCGCCCTGTGGGAGCGCTATGTCGACGCCATCGTCTCCACGACGCAGGAGATCCTGGACGAGAGCGACGACTGGTGGCCCACCATCGACCGGGTGATGAGCGCCCTCGTCGGACACGCCGTCGAGAACGCCGAACTGCACCGGATCGTCTACGGCTCGGCCAACGCCAAGGCGCTGGAGCTGTGCCGGCAGGCCGATCAGCGGGTCATCGACCTGATGTGCGAGTTCGTCGAGCAGGGCACGGACGCCGGCGCGTTCCAGGCCGGCGACACCCGCGCCGCCTTCCGGATGGCCTACCACGCGGCCGACGGACTGCTGGACGACCTCATCGGCCAGGGCGGCGAAGGCGTCGGCATCGAGGAGCGCCGGGTGATCGGCATGGTCCTGGAGCTGGTGCACCGCGCGCTGGGCGATCACCAGTACCGGCCCGAGTTCGCGCGCGGCTGAACTCGGCGGAGACAAACGCTCGTTGTGCGGCGGCCGGGCATCCTAGGCCGGACCACCGCCGCCAGGGGCATGACGGCGATGCACGACCGGTCCGCCGATCACCCGCCGCCCCGCCCAGCTTGACCGCAGCGCTCCCGGTGTCCGGCGCGGGGCCGCCGCCCGGCGCGCGCCCGCTGCCCGAGCCGCCGTCTACAACAGGCGGGCGAGTCGCACCGGGTGGCGACGGCAGAGCACGGCGACCCGGCGGACGAGCCAGGCACTGGCCAGGCCGATGGCGGCGCCGGCCGCCACGTCGCTGGGGTAGTGGGCGCCGCTCTGTACCCGTTCGACGGCCGTCATCACCGCCGGCACCGCGCACGCGGCACCGGCGAGCGGCCACGAGGGAGCGACGGCGGCGGTGAAGGCGGCCGCGGCGGCGGTGTGCCCGGACGGGAACGACGACGATTCGGGGCGGTCGTCGACCTCGTCGTGCGGGATCCATTCCTTGGGGGGCCGGGGGCGGTCGGCCAGTTGCTTGCACAGGCCGTTCGAGACCACCTGCGCCACCGCGAGCGCCGCCAGGCCGGCCGCCGCGGCCTTCCGGCCCCGCCACCCGCCGCGCCACATCATCACCGCGGCCGCGCCGCACCACAGCTTGCTGCCCTCGGCCATCTCCTCCACCGCCGACAGGGCTCTGCCGGCTCCGGGCGGGATACGGGAGGCCGCCCGTGTCGTCCCTTCCCGATCGACTTCACGCACTTTCGATAGCAGCGTCATGACCTGCGGGTATCCCGTGGAACACCGCCCCACACCCAAGATCGGCCGGGATGGCCGGGAGCCTTCGGGCGCGCGCGGTGACACCGGCGGCGTCAAGAAGAGCGGGCGCTGCTCAGCGGCGCATCACCACCTGGCCGCAGGACGATCAGGCCCCGGCCGTACGAAGATCAGCCGTTGGCCTACCATTTCCGGGCAGTGCCGGCGCTGCGTGGCCGGGTGGTGCCGAACGGGGCCGGCCCGTCGGGCATCCTGGGGTGGGCCAGTGGGACGGGGACGGTGAGGGGAGCCGCGGTGGACGAGCGCACGCGGGGTTCGCGTGAGGCGGGGACACCGGCCAGGGCTCCGCAGCTGCGGCTGGACGCGCTGCTGGACGACCTCCAGCAGCAGGTGGCGCAGGTGCGGGCGGCCCGGGACCGGGTCCACACGCTGCTCGACGCGGTACTGACGGTCGGCTCGGACCTGGATCTGGAAGTGGTGCTGCGCCGGATCGTGGAGTCCGCGGTCGCGCTCGTCGACGCCGAGTACGGAGCACTGGGCGTGCTGCACGAGGACGGCACGATCAAGCAGTTCGTCACGGTCGGCGTGGACGAGACGGCCATCGCCCGCATCGGACCCTATCCACGCGGCGAGGGCATCCTGGGGCTGCTCATCCGGCATCCTGAGCCGCTGCGCCTGGCGAACCTGTCCGACCACCCGGCGTCCGTCGGCTTCCCGCCCGGGCACCCGCCGATGACCAGCTTCCTCGGTGCCCCCGTCCGGGTGCGCGACCAGGTGTTCGGCAACCTCTATCTGACGAACAAGCAGGGCGGCGCGGAGTTCGACGGCGACGACGAGGCGGTGCTGCGTACCCTCGCCGCCGCCGCCGGTGTGGCCATCGACAACGCCCGGTTGTACGAGGTCGCACACCGCCGGCAGCGGTGGCTGGCGGCCAGCAACGAACTGACCCGCAGTCTCCTGTCCGGCGCGGAGCCCGCCGCGGTGCTGGAGTCCTTCACCGGCACCGTGCGGGAGATGGCGTGCGCGGACCTGGTCACGTTGGCGGTGCCCGTCGGTGCGGGCGGTGAGCTGGTCGTCGAGGCGGCTTCGGGAGCGCGGGCCGAACGAGTCCGCGGGCTGGCGCTGCCCGCCGCCTCGCTGGCCGTGAAGGTCTTCACCTGCGGGGACACCGTCGTCAGCGACGCCCTGAGCGAGGACCCGCGCGCCGAGGGCGGCAGTGCCTCCGTGGTGGAGCTGGGCCCGGCGTTCCTCGTGCCGCTGGGCACCCGGGAGCACGTCCGCGGGGTGCTGCAGGTGGCGAACGTGCCGGGCGGTCCCCTCTTCACGGAAGCCGTGATCGACATGGTCACCGGGTTCGGCAACCAGGCCGCGCTGGCCCTGGACGTCGCCGAGCACCGGCGGGACACCGAGCGCATGGTCGTGCTCGACGACCGCGACCGGATCGCCCGGGACCTGCACGACCTGGTCATCCAGCGGCTGTTCGCGGGCGCGCTGTCGCTGCAGTCCACACTGGGCCGGGTCGCGGACCGGCCGCAGGTGAGCGAACGCGTCCAGCGCGTCGTGGACGACCTGGACGACACCATAAAGATCATCCGCTCCACCGTCTACGGCCTGCGCGAGCACGACCGGTCCCGTCGTGGCAGCGGGCTGCGCGCCCAGCTGGTGGCGGCCACCGAACGCGCCACCGAGTCCCTCGGCTTCGTCCCCGCGCTGCGCATGACCGGGCTGCTGGACACGGCGGTGCCCGCCGACCGGGCCGAGCACCTGCTGGCCGTGCTCGGTGAAGCCCTGTCCAACACCGCGCGGCACGCGCACGCCGGCAGCGTCGACGTCGCCGTGGAGGCCACCGACGCCGCCCTGAGGCTCCGGGTGGCCGACGACGGCCGAGGAATCGACCCGGCGGTCACCCGCCGCAGCGGCCTGGCCAACCTCCGCGAGCGCGCGGAGCAACTGGGCGGCACGTTCAGCGTGACCGCGCGCCGGCCGAACGGCACCGTCGTCGAGTGGGCCGTACCGTTCTCCTCTGCGGACTGACGCCACGGCCTCGGCCTCTGAACCGGCGGACGGGTGGCAAGGGCCGTCCGGCCCTAACGGTGTCCCGGGCGTGGGAGGCAGGATGGACCGATGTTCCACGACGACGGTTCTCGCGTGCTCGACCGGCCGGAGTGCCTGCGCCTGTTGGCGAAGGCGCCGGTCGGTCGTGTCGTGTACACCCGGCATGCACTGCCCGCGGTGCTCCCGGTCAACTTCTCCCTGGACGCGGACCGCTCCGTCCTGCTGCGCACGTCGGCGGGCTCGGAACTCGTCCGCGCCGTCGACGGCGTCGTGGTGGCCTTCGAGGCGGACGACTTCGACGCCGCGACCCGGTCCGGCTGGAGCGTGGTCGTCACCGGCCGGGCGACGGTGGTGACCGACCCCGGCGAGCACGAACGGCTGTCGCGGACCGGCCCGCGTTCATGGGTGGTGACGCGCGACGGGGTCTTCGTCCGCATCGAGGCGGAG comes from Streptomyces sp. SCL15-4 and encodes:
- a CDS encoding maleylpyruvate isomerase family mycothiol-dependent enzyme — protein: MRNTPEFSGLLRLIDERAVAFRAAVSSASSLDVRVPPCPDWTLFDLARHLGGGHRFWAAVVGAGPAGAPPVERAAVSDAPRDRDALLAWSAESTRRLLGALREAGPDAGCWTWWGASASPRTSGAVARHQVQEISVHTYDAQLAVGDPRPLPDEAALDGVDEFLSTCCTTTSAWPHEPAVVDYHATEGLSWRLTLSADGARATRLPASGAAPAADAAARGAAGELVLALHGRVPVDSLELDGDRRLFDLLYAWEPED
- a CDS encoding LysR family transcriptional regulator; the protein is MDLDTVRTFLAVADAGQFQGAAAELSLTQQAVSKRVAALERSLGVRLFTRTPRGAELTIDGQAFLPHARELLRVAERAVTSVRTGRRPLRVDVIASRGAASGLMRAFHRAHPEIELDVMWLLDIETAVAALRSGEIDASFRAVAAPGRPLPEDIESVRVLDEPLELLTGPAHALAGARSVPLARLAGHRIWMPGVVPGTEWAAYYDDLVAEFGLTIEATGPNFGSDALLDTVADTPALATFMGGHTRLVWPAGHGLRRIPVTDPTPVYPHSLLWHRDNPHPALTALRAHLAATGAGHDAAGTWTPGWVLPR
- a CDS encoding MFS transporter — its product is MRSGQHRLGGPRGHRLGRRFGWLWAAYGTSALGTWLAFGAFPLIAVRVLHAGPAEVAALSSVGAAVGAAVAVPLGPWVEFRRKRPVLIAMDLVRCAALLTVPAAFALGVLTFPQLLLVSVVVAAADITFRTASGAYLKTLLPAGDLLTAQARFESTAWTTTIVGPPLGGAAIGLLGPVATVVADAVSYLLSALGIRAMGGPEARPEHRRAARMRAGDLLDGWRYVLADAALRPLILNAALFNGLVMAAEPLLAVLMLGRLGFTPWEYGLAFAAPSLGGLAGSRLARPLVTRFGQHRVLVWSGALRALWPVGLAFPGPGGGGLLLVMGVELGLVFCCGVFNPVCAAYRLERTAPDRVARTLSAWTVTTKASTALLTAVGGVLGGLLGPRTALGLAGVLVLATPLLLPRRAAASRPAPEPVPNRA
- a CDS encoding SDR family NAD(P)-dependent oxidoreductase, with amino-acid sequence MTVTLVTGANKGIGHETARRLIKEGHTVYIGARDLERGQAAAAGLGARFVRLDVTDDTSVQDAVRVIEEHEGRLDVLVNNAGIADHTLGADGVTAAGAQAVFETNVIGVVRVTQAALPLLRRSDNPVVVNVSSALGSFWAVTNPERRQSRYAFIAYGASKAAVSMLTVQYAKALPEFKVNAVEPGFTATDFTAGFPGGRPVQESAEVVVRMATLGKDGPTGTFQEDGDELPW
- a CDS encoding helix-turn-helix transcriptional regulator, which translates into the protein MTHDTNMLGEYLRARRELVTPASVGLPRLGVRRVPGLRREEVALLAGISTDYYLRLEQGRDRNPSVQVLESLARVLQLDDAGTAYLLGLGSDRPRRKRRRPRKEAVPAGIRGLLDSLAQPAFLEGRCFDVLAANPLATALSPRLVAGRNRLRDVFLDPAERSLYPAWEEATAGLVAGFRQSVGTDTDDPRFIELVGELSLASDRFRRLWARHDVRSREGASVTLDHPQVGALTLNREKLVVSGSAGLVLVVYHADRGGENAEKLGLLSSYQAAPVTEAPANRTARPTRDDQRRRPAPR
- a CDS encoding TetR/AcrR family transcriptional regulator → MPATTRRKRVTKSPDDRRDDILRAGQRVFGTTGFERATISELADAAEIGKGTFYLYFASKDHLLGALWERYVDAIVSTTQEILDESDDWWPTIDRVMSALVGHAVENAELHRIVYGSANAKALELCRQADQRVIDLMCEFVEQGTDAGAFQAGDTRAAFRMAYHAADGLLDDLIGQGGEGVGIEERRVIGMVLELVHRALGDHQYRPEFARG
- a CDS encoding phosphatase PAP2 family protein, with the protein product MTLLSKVREVDREGTTRAASRIPPGAGRALSAVEEMAEGSKLWCGAAAVMMWRGGWRGRKAAAAGLAALAVAQVVSNGLCKQLADRPRPPKEWIPHDEVDDRPESSSFPSGHTAAAAAFTAAVAPSWPLAGAACAVPAVMTAVERVQSGAHYPSDVAAGAAIGLASAWLVRRVAVLCRRHPVRLARLL
- a CDS encoding GAF domain-containing protein, encoding MDERTRGSREAGTPARAPQLRLDALLDDLQQQVAQVRAARDRVHTLLDAVLTVGSDLDLEVVLRRIVESAVALVDAEYGALGVLHEDGTIKQFVTVGVDETAIARIGPYPRGEGILGLLIRHPEPLRLANLSDHPASVGFPPGHPPMTSFLGAPVRVRDQVFGNLYLTNKQGGAEFDGDDEAVLRTLAAAAGVAIDNARLYEVAHRRQRWLAASNELTRSLLSGAEPAAVLESFTGTVREMACADLVTLAVPVGAGGELVVEAASGARAERVRGLALPAASLAVKVFTCGDTVVSDALSEDPRAEGGSASVVELGPAFLVPLGTREHVRGVLQVANVPGGPLFTEAVIDMVTGFGNQAALALDVAEHRRDTERMVVLDDRDRIARDLHDLVIQRLFAGALSLQSTLGRVADRPQVSERVQRVVDDLDDTIKIIRSTVYGLREHDRSRRGSGLRAQLVAATERATESLGFVPALRMTGLLDTAVPADRAEHLLAVLGEALSNTARHAHAGSVDVAVEATDAALRLRVADDGRGIDPAVTRRSGLANLRERAEQLGGTFSVTARRPNGTVVEWAVPFSSAD
- a CDS encoding pyridoxamine 5'-phosphate oxidase family protein, translating into MFHDDGSRVLDRPECLRLLAKAPVGRVVYTRHALPAVLPVNFSLDADRSVLLRTSAGSELVRAVDGVVVAFEADDFDAATRSGWSVVVTGRATVVTDPGEHERLSRTGPRSWVVTRDGVFVRIEAELVTGREIGGTRGTG